aaaaaagctCAAAAACAAAAGGAAAAGAACATTTCATTACACGAAGATTTTACaataagtaataaaaatagaattaaaGGACTGAAAGATGTAGGGGAAAAATTGGATTTAATATCTTTAGATAAATTTGTCAATGATTATACAGACACTAATTTTTTcgaaaaagaaaagtatGTTAAACTAGAATACCcactaaataaaaaaacaaaaaaaaaaagaaatagatatgctaatatgtatataaatcaaataaacaataaaaaGGATAAAAAACCCGCATTTAACAATAACAATATAAAttctataaaatttattgatAATGAATACAATAATGCAAAAGAAAACAgagataatgaaaataatctGATAGATGATTCTGATCTATTGGGAATACTGAAAGATGGATATAAACCTGACGAAGTTTCAAacacacaaaaaaaagatgaagaccataaaaggaaaaagaaaatgaaaaaagaaaattatgaagATTTTGATTTAAGAGATGCTATAATTGACGACATAGATAATAAAGGCAAAAAATCATCtggaaatataaaaataaacgaACATGATAATAACAAGAAAAAAACTGATATGAATGATGATATGTAttctaatgaaaaattaaataattcagAAGCACATTTATCCTTAAAATATCTTGGATTAGGTTATGATATAATTATGGGAAATCCAGAGGGGGATCCTACTTTAAATATCGATCCAGGATTCAGAGGACCAGTTCTTCAAATTAACCTTGAAGAAATaagtttaaataataataataataataatggtattaataatattaagaaTGGTAATcataagaataataaaagatcAACTCCTTGGGTAATTCCTGAGCATTCTTGTAGTCAATCAAAAAATGTAGAAGAAATAAGAAATTTAGAGCAATATAAATTAGAATTATCGTCAGATGTTAAAATAAGTACAGCACCAATTTTCCCATATTCTTTTTCTGCATCAGTAGAATTTAAGAATGcactaaaaaaattaaaagtacaAAATAATGTAATATTTATGATGAAAATTTATTGTTTAAGATATTATACTGGAATACCAATTACAACATTATGGAAATTTACAGATCACTTTAAAAGGGCATTGAACAATTTACCTCGTACATTTGATGGGTTAAAAGAAGGTAGTTTATGCACATATGAAGattacataaataaattaaatactCCTGAATGTGaagaaaatgtaaataagtggataattttctttaagcTTCATGGTACTCATGTGGCTCATGAAATATACTTAGGGgggaaaattatattaaaaatgaatatagataaaaatgaatataataaaatgaaagaaaacAATTTAAGTATGAAACcgttctttaatttttactttcatAAAATGGGATTATCTGCGAGTTTCAGTAAACAAACTAAAAGCATATTAACAAAATTTcaaatatcaaaaaatatatccaTTCTTGGTGGTAATCCTGGTTTGGATGTAGAAAATTCTTCCTTTTTTGAAAGATGGGTTAATTCCATTGGTAAAAATTCAATGCCCATTAGAACAAAACTATTACcatttagtttttttatgaaaGACCCTAATATGATACAGGCATATAAAGATGCATTAACCTTTTATGGCCTATCTTATGGGGTTAGAATAATTGATcaggaaaaatataataatgcCGTACTGTCTATTGGAGAATATCTTGGAAATTGTAAACAAGTGTTATATGCTGGTCCTTCTCCGGGTTTATTAACATGTCCAATAGGAGGTAGTATTGTGATGGGATTTTCCTTAAATTTagacttttataaaaataaaaaattaagcaGTACTATTGGTATAACTACTTGTGATCAAATGAAAGAATCATGTAGTGGAAATGgatttgaaaataattattcagATACAAGAATATGGGCTTTATGTTCTAATCATCCACTAGAATTTATTAAGCAAGTAGTTCAACAAGGTGAATCTCCTAAAGTGACAGCAACTTGCCCAAAGGGCttagttattttatttggCTTTGCTCTAATGAAAGGTATGGGGTCCTCTTCTGCTAATAATGTAGATATATATCCTTGTCGTACTGGCCAAATCAGTTGTTCAGCTGTTTTACAAAAAAGCAAATTTAAGCAAAGCATGGTATACATTGCTTGTGTTGACAGAACAACGAGTggattaaaatatatacaaacatttagtaaaataaaaaatatgggATCTGTCGTTCCAAGCAAATTTAAAGCAGATGGATTTCTCAAATTTTCCTGtccaaaaaataattcattagTATTTGGTTTTTCTTTAGAGTTTCATACTAATTTTCCTATTActagaaataattttttgcaTTGCTCAAAGTTTAATAATGGGTGCGAAATAGGAGGAATAGGAATCAATACAAGGTTACCATTTTTCAGATCAGATGAGCACTCATTAGCTACAATAGCTGTTTGTCGTTCACATGAAGAAAAcaaaacatataaataaatataaatatatatatatcataattCATTTTCAATATATGTCTTTATTAATGTTTCATAATTCAACATTTAATTTGCAATTATATGTTCATTTTTCTATTcaattattactttttttttcatatatttgcTCATATTTTTCATTGATTACTTTTTCGTTATACATTTGTTGcttttatagaaaatatacATTTGTATAATcgttgtaaatttttttttttacttttttttattagttggtaagtaaaatttaataatttttctccttttctttttttcttaatttatttccagtttattttatagtatttagctttttattttaacataAGCACATGCACAATTAAAtttctatataatttattttgtttgCCACAGGCAAGTTTAattcgaaaaaaaaaaaaaaattactagaATATACTAAACATAATATATGTACatgttttaaattttatagttataatattttatactaaaaacaaaattattttaaatatactaaaataaaatttttttataattaaacaGTTATATAATCAATTATTTAATGTACTTTTAAAAGTATTCTACTATAATAATgaagttatattttttatttgaaaagaatgctctaaataaaattaaaataaatagaataGTTTATAAGTTACTAAAGAACTGTTTAAATTACAATTATGTATATTAATATGACAATTTCAAAATACAActttatgttatatttatatttatggaatatataaatgtcATCTATTgcctatttttttaataaatgaaattaaaaattatgtgTTTCAATAGCTTAAAATTTACAtgtttttttgtaatttttctattattaccTTTCATATactctttttaaaaaaaaaaaaaatactcaAGCATAATTAAAAAGTAGTAAAGaatatttcttatatatgataaaagAAACAATTTTGATGGAAAAGTAATTGCAATATTTCAATTTAAACATTAATATAGCACAtgatcttttttattataaaaagaatttttaagatttattgaaaatttttgtattattcCCTGAAATAATTcaactataaaaaattatgtaataataaaaaaaataagtgattataaacatttttctataatatatatgattaaataaaaactataaatgagaaaaaaaaaaaaatatatatatttttaaatgcttatataaagtataaaattacatctatttctttaatagaattatattattttaaaataattaataatttaaatatggaaatctcattttttaattgttgtaaaaaatcataaaaataatacagcaaatttatttaatatttctcaaagattaagaatatatataaacatttttataattttttgtaaatgtatttaattcaataaaatataataaaaaaaaaatttttataggCTTTATATTggaaaaatggaaaaaaaaaatatatttttttttttttatgtttaaatGATCacaaactaaaaaaaataaaataaaataactcatatataataattcaaaaacTGACACTTAATTCAGTGGAATAAaagtacaaaaaaaaatattttaataaactcTTAATTTATAGGTATCTTAAagtttataattaattaaagaaaaaaattatataaatgtttatattttttaatataataaaatatatatatatatatatatataattactaGATATTCTACTTAggttatataaatatgtacaCATTTTTAGTTATAATGTAgagtaataaaattttaaaattaaatataagtaaaaacataaattattaaaactttATAAGTACAAATATTTATTCAAACATAATAAGTTCTTTATATTATGTGAAAAAAAGTTGATAGAAGTGACTTAGGCTACTTGATCAAGTGGTATGATTCTTGCTTCGGGTGCAAGATGTCCCGGGTTCGATTCCCGGAGTAGCcagttaataatataattgcATGATAGTACTTAAGAATTTTATAACGTATccataaatttaaaattaatgtaaACGAAATTGAAAGTATCATTAAGCAAAATATTAGAGAATAGAGAAAGTTAAAATAAcactattaaaaataataataatttaatgataaagaaatataactGTATATTTCTTTATGGTGCCATGCtgattattaaaatatataataaaggaacaaaatatatttgaatttctttttaagaTTTCAAATAcatctaatatttttatctttccgtatattattttatccaAACACAAACctttaataacaaaaattatttttcattaatatagCATATATTGTGTACTTTtcaataatgaaaaaaattaaaaatttaatatgaaaattaagatataactatttttttatatagataTTTCGAAAGATTAAAAGAcaacataaatataatgaactaaaaatataaaataaacgaaattttgaaattttttttctttaatatagGTTATACATCATTTttaagaaatgaaaaaaaaataatatttaagaaaaaaaaattaataacatcatcttttcttttaaataataaattaaatattctttatattgTTTTATGTCTCATATACATTTGTGAAATATAATTACAATAAAAAGTAacatcttttatattattcagtAAAGTTTTATTAAATGCAAACTTTTATTTACGCGctttaatttatatgaaaagtgaattaaaaagtatttatGCAAtgcaattaaaaaatatatttataagaaTAACATAAAGGTTTAATAAACGATGgtaattttagaaaaaacattttgttatatattttattatgctTTATATCTTTGAAAtttacaatatatataattataatacgctaatataattatatatatattttttgatataagaatatataaatataagttACAATAACTAATATTTAGgagtataaatatatagcATTACAGTAAAAATCAACGTCAAAGAAATTtaatatgatatat
The sequence above is drawn from the Plasmodium relictum strain SGS1 genome assembly, chromosome: 14 genome and encodes:
- the PLP2 gene encoding perforin-like protein 2, putative, with the protein product MKKLIEFFFSHLLLLHFFIKNINCETNSNLLNYQKDVINVTPENFISSNIIDEENSYIIDLNSVDKSKRLGNNYSKLLNNAFYGYGNNDSLKDAHGKDKNNNKKVKLHEDRYLEKSRKIGSSFMLINRHNIVNNFTEKNENENYDKLCNKEIMRENCRTTKNQKVYMKELKEKNNSKMMNNLIQNQQSTNVMYKKISNKKKKTQPIIYKYSGYNSYIGHKSANPNFKKAQKQKEKNISLHEDFTISNKNRIKGLKDVGEKLDLISLDKFVNDYTDTNFFEKEKYVKLEYPLNKKTKKKRNRYANMYINQINNKKDKKPAFNNNNINSIKFIDNEYNNAKENRDNENNLIDDSDLLGILKDGYKPDEVSNTQKKDEDHKRKKKMKKENYEDFDLRDAIIDDIDNKGKKSSGNIKINEHDNNKKKTDMNDDMYSNEKLNNSEAHLSLKYLGLGYDIIMGNPEGDPTLNIDPGFRGPVLQINLEEISLNNNNNNNGINNIKNGNHKNNKRSTPWVIPEHSCSQSKNVEEIRNLEQYKLELSSDVKISTAPIFPYSFSASVEFKNALKKLKVQNNVIFMMKIYCLRYYTGIPITTLWKFTDHFKRALNNLPRTFDGLKEGSLCTYEDYINKLNTPECEENVNKWIIFFKLHGTHVAHEIYLGGKIILKMNIDKNEYNKMKENNLSMKPFFNFYFHKMGLSASFSKQTKSILTKFQISKNISILGGNPGLDVENSSFFERWVNSIGKNSMPIRTKLLPFSFFMKDPNMIQAYKDALTFYGLSYGVRIIDQEKYNNAVLSIGEYLGNCKQVLYAGPSPGLLTCPIGGSIVMGFSLNLDFYKNKKLSSTIGITTCDQMKESCSGNGFENNYSDTRIWALCSNHPLEFIKQVVQQGESPKVTATCPKGLVILFGFALMKGMGSSSANNVDIYPCRTGQISCSAVLQKSKFKQSMVYIACVDRTTSGLKYIQTFSKIKNMGSVVPSKFKADGFLKFSCPKNNSLVFGFSLEFHTNFPITRNNFLHCSKFNNGCEIGGIGINTRLPFFRSDEHSLATIAVCRSHEENKTYK